TGGGGGCGTTGCCGAAGCCGCCGTTCACCGGGTCCATGCGCTTGAGCATGGATTGCCCCATGGCCACGATGTCCTCCGCGGACAGGTGCGCGGGGGCGGCGTCCAGGCCGTGCGTGGACAGCTCACCCAGCCCCTCCTGGAAGCGGCTGGCCTGCTCTTCGATGTCGCTGGCCTTGTTCACCCACGCGTCGCGCAGCGCGGAGAGCAGGCGCGGGAAGCCGGGCCGGCCGTAGCGGTCCGACGGGGGGAAGTAGGTGCCGCCGTAGAAGGGGCGCAGGTCCGGGGTGAGGAACACGGTGAGGGGCCAGCCACCGCCCTGCCCCATGAGCTGCACGACGCCTTGATAAATCTGGTCAAGGTCGGGGCGCTCCTCGCGGTCGACCTTGATGTTGATGAAGCCCTCGTTCATCAGGCGCGCGATGTCGGGGTCCTCGAAGGACTCGTGCGCCATGACGTGGCACCAGTGGCACGCGGAGTAGCCCACGGAGAGCAGGATGGGCTTGTTCTCCGCGCGGGCGCGGGCCAGGGCTTCGTCCCCCCAGGGGTACCAGTCCACGGGATTCGTGGCGTGCTGGCGCAGGTACGGCGACGGCTCCTGGGCCAGACGGTTGGTTTTTCCAGAGGGGGGACGGTCATCCATGGGGTGCTCCCGGTGCGCAGCGGCTTCGCGGCCCTTCACATTGTGAGCCTGGGTGCGCGGGGGCAAGCTGAAATGGCCTCACTCCCTGCTGGCCAACGGCCCTCCGGTGCGCTTTGTCCGGGGGCGTGCGTGCGTCCGCCCACTCCAGCCCCGGCCCGGGAATGAAGACGTGCCTCGCCCTGGTGGCCCTGGGCGTGGGGGTGCGGCTCGCGCTGGCGCTGGGAACGGACGTCTACTTCGACGAAGCCTATTACTGGCAATGGGCCCGGCATCTCGCATGGGGATATTTCGACCATCCGCCGATGGTGGCGTGGCTCATCGCCGCGCTGGGCATCCGGGGGACGGCGCTCCTGTGCGGGCTGGGGACGGGCGTGGCGGTGTGGGGGCTGGCCCTGGACGTGTACCGCTCGCGCGAAGCGGCGTGGCGCGCGGTGGCGCTGTGGAGCGCGGTGCCGGTGGGAATCCTCTCCGGTGTCTGGGCGACCCCGGACTCCCCGATGCTGCTGTTCTGGGCGCTGGGGTTGTGGGCGCTGTACCGCGAGAAGTGGGTGCTGGCGGGGCTGACGTGTGGGCTCGCGCTGCTGTCGAAGTACCCGTCCGTGCTGCTGGGGCTGGCCTTCATGGTCGCGGCGCTGCGGGCGCGGAGGCTGCTGTCCGGGGCGTGGCTCACGGCGGGGTTGGGATTGCTGTGCTTCCTGCCGGTGGTGCTGTGGAACGCGAGCCATGAATGGGTGGGCTTCAAGTTCCAGCTGAACCACGGCCTGGGCGGAAGCGGCGGCTGGGCGACGTTCGGCGAGTACGTCGCGGGGCAGTTCGCCATGGGCGGGCCGGTGCTCTTTCCGCTGGCACTGGTGTACGCGGTGCGAGGGCCGAGGGAGCAATTCCTGCTGCGCATGGCGACGGTGATTCCGCTGCTGTTCTTCGGCTACGCGGCGGCGCGAACACGGGGTGAGGCGAACTGGCCCGCGGCGGCATACGTGGCGGCGTGCATTGGCGTCGCGGGGATGCGGCCGGTGTGGCAGCGGACGGCGGCGTGGAGCGGGATGGCGGTGGTGCTGGCGGTGACGTCGCACCTGCTGTTCCCGGTGCTGACGTTCGAGCGCGACGTGGTGCTGGCGAGGACGCACGGCTGGGGCGTGCTGGAGCGGCTGAGGACACCGGAGCAGCTGTTCCCGGGCATGGCGCCGGGGCCTACGGAGGTCTACGCCCCCACGTACCAACTGGCCTCGCAGGTGGCGTACGCGACGGGCGCGGAGACGGACACGGTGGGGCCGTCACGGCGCAAGAGTCAGTACGACGTCTGGCCTGAGCTGGAGTTGAAGCCGGGGCAGGACGTGCTGTGGTGTTCGGAGAACGGCGCGGCGCCTCCGGTGGAGCTGGTGCAACGCTTTGGGTCCGTGGAGGGTCCGGTGAAGCTCACGGGCGTCTTCCGGGGCCGGCGGCTGCACACGTTCACGGTGTGGCGGATGCAAAGCCTCAAGCCTGACTGAAGTCTTTCATTCACACTGCCCGGCAGCCTCAATCACTGCCCAGCCGCATCAAAGCCGTCCAAGGTCAAGGCTCCAATTCCAATCCAAGAACAGCCATCACGGCGCAAGCAGCTCCCAAATCCAAATCATTGCTTGCGCAAGCACAGACTGTCAGGGATAGACTCCTGGTCGCATCACCAAACCCCAAGGGAGCCTCCATGCGTCGTCTGATGATGGGTATGCTGTTGATGGCAATATCTGCCTGTGGCGGTATGGAACAGCCCGTGGCGGAGGAGTCGCTCCAGACGCAGGAGGCCGCCGTGTGCGAGGAGGTTTCCTCTGGCTGGGGTCAGTGTCGGGCCGGGACTTGCTACTTCGGTCCCACCGGAACGCATCCGTGCGCCGGTCGGGAGTGCATCGACGTCGATGACTGCTACTT
This genomic stretch from Corallococcus caeni harbors:
- a CDS encoding ArnT family glycosyltransferase; this encodes MKTCLALVALGVGVRLALALGTDVYFDEAYYWQWARHLAWGYFDHPPMVAWLIAALGIRGTALLCGLGTGVAVWGLALDVYRSREAAWRAVALWSAVPVGILSGVWATPDSPMLLFWALGLWALYREKWVLAGLTCGLALLSKYPSVLLGLAFMVAALRARRLLSGAWLTAGLGLLCFLPVVLWNASHEWVGFKFQLNHGLGGSGGWATFGEYVAGQFAMGGPVLFPLALVYAVRGPREQFLLRMATVIPLLFFGYAAARTRGEANWPAAAYVAACIGVAGMRPVWQRTAAWSGMAVVLAVTSHLLFPVLTFERDVVLARTHGWGVLERLRTPEQLFPGMAPGPTEVYAPTYQLASQVAYATGAETDTVGPSRRKSQYDVWPELELKPGQDVLWCSENGAAPPVELVQRFGSVEGPVKLTGVFRGRRLHTFTVWRMQSLKPD